A window of Clostridiales bacterium genomic DNA:
AAAGGCCGAGGTCCTATTTGGAGCATTTATTACAGATTTTATATCTTTTTTTATAATCGTATCTACGGCTGCAGTTATATATTACAGAGTAGGACCAAGGGAAATACAGACTGCAGGAGATGCCGCCATTGCATTAAAGCCTCTTGCGGGGAATTATGCGTCTCTGCTGTTTGCCGTCGGGTTATTCGGAGCCTCGGTGCTTGCAGCAAGTGTTCTTCCATTGTCGACATCATATGCGATATGTGAAGCCTTCGGATGGGAGAGCGGCATTGACAAAAAGTGGAATGAAGCTCCGGTTTTCTTTGGGCTGTATACGGCATTAATAGCAGCAGGAGCTGGCATCGTGCTACTTCCTAAGATTAATTTAATCAAAATTATGCTGATATCCCAGGAAGTCAATGGAATATTGTTGCCTGTCATACTCGTTTACATGCTGAAGCTTATAAATAATAAAGAGCTCATGGGGGAATATGTGAATTCGAAGGGTTACAATATTGTAGCATGGACAACTGTGATATTTGTAATAGCGCTTACTTTGCTTTTGTTGTTTGTATCGATAGGGCAATTGCTTAAATGGTAAAAATAGGCACATGAAGTGTTTATTTTTTTTGTATTTTTTTTTGTATAAAACAAATAATAATCTCGAAGTTATTTAGAGCGGTAAACGATGCTCTAAAATATGTAAAGGAGGAATACAATGGCAGCAAATCAGTTATCTCAAAAGGATCTTCATATACTGGAGGATCAGCTCACAGTCGAGTCACTATTGGTAAAAAAGTTTGAAACCGCGGCACAGGAGTGCACCGATTCAAATTTAAAGGATCTGTGCAATAAAACAGCTCAGGAACATAAGGATCATTACAACAAATTGTTCGGTATTCTAAACATGAACTAAGGAGGTTTTTATATGCCAATTAATATGAGTGAAAGGGAAGTTATAAATGACTTGCTTTTCAGCGAAAAAAAGATAACAAGTAATTATGATGTATACAGCAATGAAGCCAGCAACATGAATTTAAGGAACGAGCTTATGGGCCTTTTAAACTGTGAACATGATATTCATAATAAAATATATGATGCCATGGTTCAAAAGGGCTGGTATACTACAACTACTGCAAATCCGATGGACATACAGAAGGCAAAACAGAATTTTCAAAACGTTAAAAGCAGTTTATAGAATTTCCGGCAGCATCGTATGGTGCTGCTTTGTTTTTAAGAACATTAGAAATCGGAAGGAGGAAACAGATGAAAAAAATATTATTGCTGTTTATGGCTTTGATTATCTTATATTTCTCCTATATTATTTATGACTCAGATAAAACATCGATTATGGCCGATTATTATTGGGGTTCAAGAGGGCCTACGATAACAGAGACCCAGAGGAGATTAAGGGATTGGGGGTATTACGAAGGATCTGTTGATGGTATATATGGATATAAAACTTACATAGCGATAAGAAAATTCCAGACCAAAAACGGGTTAAGGGTGGACGGCATTATAGGTCCCCAAACCCTTGCAGCTCTTGGGATCAATGTCGGCAAGTCTTCCTCGAATGCAGGCAGTTCGGATCTATATCTTTTAGCAAGGGCAATACACGGCGAAGCAAGAGGCGAGCCTTATACAGGTCAGGTTGCAGTAGGGGCTGTTATCATAAACAGGACAAGGGATCCGCGTTTCCCGAGAACGATCGCAGGTGTAATCTATCAGCCTGGAGCTTTTACAGCCGTAACGGACGGCCAGATAAATATAAATCCCGCGACAAGTTCCATAAATGCGGCGAGAGATGCGTTAAATGGGTGGGATCCTTCGGGAGGAGCATTATACTATTACAATCCGGCTAAAACGACAAACAAGTGGATATGGTCGAGGCCCATAATCAAGGTTATAGGCAGCCATAATTTTTGCAAGTAAATGTTTATGGGATGAACTTGTGTATTTTTGAGCAACGAATGAACATTATGAGAACTTACAAAACTTGAATCTGGCGAATGAGTGCTCAAATAACACAAGTTCAGGTTGCAGACCCAAGTCTAAACATACCCCATGGCGAGCATTTTCACAATATGTGAAGTTGCATATATCGGACAGTTTTATTTCACATTAATAAAACTTCCTTCATATAGTAAACTAAGTTTGCTTATCTGAGGGAATTGCATGGTAATAAAAGGTGAAATCACGAACCTGAGGTCCATTAGAAAAAGCGATTTAAACTATATACAGAAATGGATAAATGACCTTGAAGTACAATTTTATGCCCAGGAAGAATATCCATTTTTCTATGATCCGTGGTTTATTAAATATATGTACAATGACGGGATTAAAGGAAAAAGGTTGATTTTTATGATTGAAGACAAGGATGGCGATGTAATCGGGGAGCTGTGGCTTTTCCCTATGGATTATATCAAAAAGACTACTGAGCTTGTCATAACAATAGGGAAAAAAGAGCTGAGAGGAATAGGTTACGGAAAGGATGCAATAAATACTGCAAAAAAATTTTGCTTTAACCATTTAAGGTTTAATTCAATATACCTTAAAGTTTTTTCTTTTAATATCCGCGCCATAAGGTGCTATAAATCCTGTGGGTTTAAGATTGTAGGGATAATAAGGGACAGAGTAATAAGAAACGGCATGAAGTATGATGAGTTTGTAATGGAATTAAAAAAGGAAGAATAGAGTTTTCAATTGACGCAGGCCATTGAAATTATAGAAATTGAATTTAGCGATCAAAATAATTTATATTACATTTCAAGAATATTATTTGTTGTTTTAACAATATTCTTGTATAATATTATTGTTTATAAATTATTATGCGGAATTGAAAAGGATGGTGCATTTGAATATTAAAAATGCGATTATCCATGAGTCCAAAGAGATCGGGATTGATGCCATCGGTTTTGCCTTATGCGGGGATTTTAATAATATTGAACCGGTACTGGCCGATAGGGTAAAAAAAGGATTTTTATCCGGATTTGAAACATGGGATATTAAAAAGGGCATCGATCCTTCACTTTTGCTGGACGGATGCAGGACGATGATATCTGCGGCTTTATCGTACAATATAGATAAAAGCCTGATAAAGCAAAAAAGTGAATATGGATTCAAGGCCAATATGTCGAGGTCATCATGGGGCATGGATTATCACAAGGTTATGAAGGATAAGTTGGGCGGTCTGGCAGCATATATAGAAAAAAAATTCGATGCAAAAGCAAAAATATTTGTGGACAGCAATCCTCTTCTGGAGAGAGAAATCGCAAGGCGTGCCGGAATAGGCTTTACAGGCAAGAATTGCTCGATTATAAGCCCGATATTTGGATCATATATTTTCCTCGGAGAGATACTTACTGATCTAAAGATTGATCCCGATGATCCTGTGGATGACAGCTGCGGAAACTGTGATCTGTGCATCAAAGCATGCCCGTCCGGTGCATTATGCGAAGAATATACATTGAATGCGAAAAAGTGTGTATCATACCTTACCCAGATTAAGGATATACCGGAGGAGTATTACGGTAATATGAAATACAACATATATGGATGCGATGCCTGCCAGGATGTTTGTCCGAGGAATAAGAATGCTCCGGCAGTGAACCATCCTGAATTTATACCGAAGGAGTGGAATGCATACCCTGACACCTTGAGAATATTAAACATGGACAACAAGACATTCAAAGAGACATTTAAGGGTACGTCATGCGGCTGGAGAGGCAAAAAAAATATTCAAAAAAATGCGTTGATAGCGATTAGCAACAGCAAAAATAAATCCAATGCAAAATATTTATTGAAAATGCTGTCGGATGAAAGGAATGATATAAGAAAGGTCTGTATATATGCTATTTACAATCTTTTAAATGATGGCAGCAAAGATATTCTAGAGGAACACCTCAAAACAGAGCGTGACGTTGAAATCAGGGAAATTATAAAAAAGCTTATAGGTCTGACAGGCCGATAGTTTGACGAGTCGAAGTCAAATCAATATTATATTGCTTATTGCTTAAAAGGAATGTTTATTATGATATCAAAAAAGACTGCAAAAATAATCCATATGTTTCCAAAACCGTTACTCAAAAAAGTTGTAAAATTTATTCTAGACGGCTATATAAAAAAGTATGCCGATATAACGGTTATAAATAAAGAGTTGCTTGGCAGTATTAAAAGGCCGGTTATCTTTATAAGCAACCATCTTAGCAATTCGGACGGGCTCATATTAAACAAAATACTAGGGGACGGCAGCGTATGGTATCTTGCAGGTGTCAAGCTTTCACACAATGAGATTACAAAACTCGGACTGGATATAGTAAAAACTGTTCCTATCAATCCGAATTCTCCAGATATATCCGCTATATCGAAAGCGGTTGAACTTTTGAAATCCGGCCAGTCAGTGTGCATATTCCCTGAGGGGACAAGGAGCAGGTCGGCATCTTTGATAAAAGGCAAAAGAGGCATAATATTGATCGCAAAATTGTGCCGGCTGCCTATTGTGCCTATCGGGATAGAAGGCACTGAAAGGCTCATGCCTATAAACGACGAGGATATGGGAAAGGAAAGATTTTTTCATGCCGACGTCAGGGTGACGATAGGGGAAAGTTTTTATATTCCTGAAAGGAGTGATAATGAGAATAGGAGGAAATATGAGGAAAAGACGATAGTTATTGTAATGAAAAAAATTGCTTCTCTTCTTTCTCCGGAATACCGGGGAATCTATGGAGAATGACAATACAATAAACAAAGGGGGAAATATTGTTGGAAATACTATTTAAAGGTTTGCTTCAATCGACATGGCAGGATTGGCTTATGATCGCTGTAGGACTTGGACTAATCTATCTTGCGGTCAAGAAAGATTTTGAACCTTCGCTCTTGGTACCCATGGGTTTCGGATGCATAATGGCAAATATACCGCTTACAGGCGCAATTGGCCAGGGCGGTGTTTTGACGATATTCAAAGATGCGCTTATCGTAACTGAAATAGCACCACTTCTCATATTTATAGGCATCGGTGCAATGATCGATTTCGGGCCTCTTTTGCAGAACCCGCTTATGCTTCTTTTCGGGGCGGCGGCACAGTTTGGCATATTTGCGACCCTTATTGTAGCCGCGCTGCTTGGCTATCCATTGAATGAAGCAGCATCGATAGGTATAATAGGAGCCGCAGACGGACCTACTTCGATATTCGTTGCAAGTAGATTCGCAAAGGAACTTTTAGGGCCGATATCTGTTGCGGCATATTCTTACATGTCCTTAGTTCCTATGATACAGCCTCCGGTCATCAAGGCACTTACAACTAAGAGGGAAAGAATGATAAGAATGCCTTATAAGCCGGAAAAAATTTCAAAAGCGGTAAAACTATTATTTCCTATAGTTGTAACGCTTATATCCGGGATAATTGCGCCTCAATCCATAGCTTTAATAGGATTCCTGATGTTCGGCAACTTTTTAAGGGAATGCGGAGTAGTCGACAGGTTGTCAAAGTCGGCTCAGAATGAAATGGTAAACATAACTACAATACTTCTTGGGCTTGCAATAGGCTCGACGATGGTTGGAAGCCAATTTGTCCAGGTAAGCACCCTCGGCATAATTCTTCTTGGCCTTGTCGCCTTTGTTTTTGATACTGCAGGAGGAGTAATATTCGCAAAGATATTGAATATCTTCCTGAAAAACAAGATAAATCCCATGGTCGGTGCGGCAGGGATATCGGCCTTTCCTATGTCCGCAAGGGTTGTACAGAAAATTGCCCAAAAGGAAGATCCGGGGAATTTCATACTTATGCATTCAATAGGCTCTAATGTTGCGGGACAAGTTGGCTCCGTAATAGCCGGCGGAATTTTAATAGCTCTGCTTTCATAAAAAGGAGGAATGATATATGTTAAGATTATTTTTCGCAGCCCAAATAGCTCTTCCTTTCAGTAAGGAGGCTATCAATACTGCCAAAAAGGGACTCACTATAATGGGATATGGAATGGTTACCGTAATCGGGGTGTTATTCCTTTTCTATATTATTGTAAAATTATTGATAAAGTTGTTTCCTGAAAAGGGTAAGAGTAAATGAAGCAATCGGAGGTATGGCTGTGGAGGTTGATGCAAAAAAGGTTTTAAGCATATTGGATAAGACATATCCAAATGCGGGAAGTGAGCTTAAATTTAAAAATCCCTTTGAACTTCTTGTTGCAGTTATGCTTAGCGCGCAATCAACTGATAAAACTGTAAATAAAGTCACTCAAAAATTATTTGAACAATACAAAACACCCTATGATTTTTTAAACATTACGCAGGATAAGCTCGAGCAGGAAATAAAAATCATAGGAATATACAGGAACAAGGCTAAAAACATATTATCTGCATGCAGGGAGATTGTAGAAAAGTTTGGCGGTCAGGTCCCAAATCGGATGGAGGATTTAATGTCTTTGCCGGGAGTCGGACGTAAAACTGCCGATGTCGTTTTAAGCAATGCATTCGGCATACCTGCTATAGCGGTGGATACCCATGTTTTTAGAGTTTCAAACAGGATAGGGCTCTCAGACAGCAAAAATGTACTGGATACTGAAAAACAGCTTATGAAAGCCATCCCAAAGGATATGTGGAGCAAGGCCCATCATCTTTTGATTTGGCATGGCAGGAGGATTTGCAGTGCAAGAAAACCCAAATGCGATATATGCCCTGTAGCTGAATATTGCAATTTCCGTAAGGGAAAGGATACATAAAAAGCGCAAATCAAATTGCGCTTTTTATGTATCCTATAACAAGTTTTGCGGTATTTATGATGGAATCTTCATGAGTCCTTTCATACCCATGGGATGCATAAATGCCGGCGCCTATGACGGCAGTCCTTATGTCCCATCCGGCAAGCAGGGCAGCGCTGGCGTCGGAGCTGTAGTTCGGATATATATCGATTCTGTAATCTATGCTATTTTTCTTGCACAAATCCACCATTCTTTTTCTGAGTTCAAGATCATAAGGGCCTGACGAATCTTTGGCACAGATGCATACGGAATACTCGGTGGAATTTTGGCCTTCTCCGGGAGCGCCCATATCGACAGAGATAAATTCACATGTCCTGGGAGGAATAGCGCCCGATGCCCCATGACCTACCTCCTCATAGTTGCTTATAAAAAAGTTTATGGTGTTTTCAGGAATTATTTTATTGTCATATATATATTTTGCACAGCCGAGCAATATGGCAACACTTGCTTTATCGTCCAAGTGGCGGGATTTTATAAAGCCGCTTTTGGTGAATACAACCCTTGGGTCCAGAAATACAAAATCGCCAACATCGATTCCCAAATTTAAGACATCTTCTTTTGAAAAAACTTTTTCATCTATAACGACTTCATAATTTTCTATCTTCCTGTCCAATTTTTTGGCATCCGAATGTATATGGACGGAAGGCTTTATAGTCTGTATAGTACCTGAATATTGCATGCCGCCAAGTGTCTCGATAGTGCAATTTGAACCCTCTACGGACTGGCCCATATAGCCTCCTATCTGTGCTATTGAAAGCCTTCCCGAGCTTTTCACTTCC
This region includes:
- a CDS encoding OadG-related small transporter subunit, which produces MLRLFFAAQIALPFSKEAINTAKKGLTIMGYGMVTVIGVLFLFYIIVKLLIKLFPEKGKSK
- a CDS encoding spore coat protein, with product MPINMSEREVINDLLFSEKKITSNYDVYSNEASNMNLRNELMGLLNCEHDIHNKIYDAMVQKGWYTTTTANPMDIQKAKQNFQNVKSSL
- the nth gene encoding endonuclease III — translated: MAVEVDAKKVLSILDKTYPNAGSELKFKNPFELLVAVMLSAQSTDKTVNKVTQKLFEQYKTPYDFLNITQDKLEQEIKIIGIYRNKAKNILSACREIVEKFGGQVPNRMEDLMSLPGVGRKTADVVLSNAFGIPAIAVDTHVFRVSNRIGLSDSKNVLDTEKQLMKAIPKDMWSKAHHLLIWHGRRICSARKPKCDICPVAEYCNFRKGKDT
- a CDS encoding GNAT family protein, coding for MVIKGEITNLRSIRKSDLNYIQKWINDLEVQFYAQEEYPFFYDPWFIKYMYNDGIKGKRLIFMIEDKDGDVIGELWLFPMDYIKKTTELVITIGKKELRGIGYGKDAINTAKKFCFNHLRFNSIYLKVFSFNIRAIRCYKSCGFKIVGIIRDRVIRNGMKYDEFVMELKKEE
- a CDS encoding M42 family metallopeptidase, encoding MEIDKNYIKNVLGKILNTPSPSGNTEKVMNIVEGEFAKFSTSVKRTNKGALIATISGKSDDKQKTLSAHVDTLSAMVKEVKSSGRLSIAQIGGYMGQSVEGSNCTIETLGGMQYSGTIQTIKPSVHIHSDAKKLDRKIENYEVVIDEKVFSKEDVLNLGIDVGDFVFLDPRVVFTKSGFIKSRHLDDKASVAILLGCAKYIYDNKIIPENTINFFISNYEEVGHGASGAIPPRTCEFISVDMGAPGEGQNSTEYSVCICAKDSSGPYDLELRKRMVDLCKKNSIDYRIDIYPNYSSDASAALLAGWDIRTAVIGAGIYASHGYERTHEDSIINTAKLVIGYIKSAI
- a CDS encoding lysophospholipid acyltransferase family protein encodes the protein MISKKTAKIIHMFPKPLLKKVVKFILDGYIKKYADITVINKELLGSIKRPVIFISNHLSNSDGLILNKILGDGSVWYLAGVKLSHNEITKLGLDIVKTVPINPNSPDISAISKAVELLKSGQSVCIFPEGTRSRSASLIKGKRGIILIAKLCRLPIVPIGIEGTERLMPINDEDMGKERFFHADVRVTIGESFYIPERSDNENRRKYEEKTIVIVMKKIASLLSPEYRGIYGE
- a CDS encoding spore coat protein, encoding MAANQLSQKDLHILEDQLTVESLLVKKFETAAQECTDSNLKDLCNKTAQEHKDHYNKLFGILNMN
- a CDS encoding sodium ion-translocating decarboxylase subunit beta — translated: MEILFKGLLQSTWQDWLMIAVGLGLIYLAVKKDFEPSLLVPMGFGCIMANIPLTGAIGQGGVLTIFKDALIVTEIAPLLIFIGIGAMIDFGPLLQNPLMLLFGAAAQFGIFATLIVAALLGYPLNEAASIGIIGAADGPTSIFVASRFAKELLGPISVAAYSYMSLVPMIQPPVIKALTTKRERMIRMPYKPEKISKAVKLLFPIVVTLISGIIAPQSIALIGFLMFGNFLRECGVVDRLSKSAQNEMVNITTILLGLAIGSTMVGSQFVQVSTLGIILLGLVAFVFDTAGGVIFAKILNIFLKNKINPMVGAAGISAFPMSARVVQKIAQKEDPGNFILMHSIGSNVAGQVGSVIAGGILIALLS
- the queG gene encoding tRNA epoxyqueuosine(34) reductase QueG, which produces MNIKNAIIHESKEIGIDAIGFALCGDFNNIEPVLADRVKKGFLSGFETWDIKKGIDPSLLLDGCRTMISAALSYNIDKSLIKQKSEYGFKANMSRSSWGMDYHKVMKDKLGGLAAYIEKKFDAKAKIFVDSNPLLEREIARRAGIGFTGKNCSIISPIFGSYIFLGEILTDLKIDPDDPVDDSCGNCDLCIKACPSGALCEEYTLNAKKCVSYLTQIKDIPEEYYGNMKYNIYGCDACQDVCPRNKNAPAVNHPEFIPKEWNAYPDTLRILNMDNKTFKETFKGTSCGWRGKKNIQKNALIAISNSKNKSNAKYLLKMLSDERNDIRKVCIYAIYNLLNDGSKDILEEHLKTERDVEIREIIKKLIGLTGR
- the sleB gene encoding spore cortex-lytic enzyme, which encodes MKKILLLFMALIILYFSYIIYDSDKTSIMADYYWGSRGPTITETQRRLRDWGYYEGSVDGIYGYKTYIAIRKFQTKNGLRVDGIIGPQTLAALGINVGKSSSNAGSSDLYLLARAIHGEARGEPYTGQVAVGAVIINRTRDPRFPRTIAGVIYQPGAFTAVTDGQININPATSSINAARDALNGWDPSGGALYYYNPAKTTNKWIWSRPIIKVIGSHNFCK